The genomic DNA CCCAGTTAATAAGATTAGAAACAAAACACTCTAGATAATTTCCGCGCTTATTACGGAAATCAAGATAGTAAGCATGCTCCCAAATATCAACGCAGAGTATTGGTATTGCTCCATTTATAAGTGGATTCTCAGCATTTTGGGTTTTTGATATTTCTAACTTATCATTCTTAACTGACAACCATCCCCAGCCAGAACCGAATTGTTTAGAAGCGGCTTCGATAAAATCTGACTTAAATTTTTCATAGCTTCCGAAGTTATCATTAATTACATTACTAAGGGCTTGAGGTAATTTTTCACCTCCGCCATTTTTTTTCATACATAGCCAGAGAAGATTATGATTATAATACTGAGCTGCATTGTTAAAAAGAGATACATTAGATCCATACGACTTTAGTATTATTTCTTCAATTGATAAATCTGACATGTCTGCATCAGATGCGAGCTTTGATGTATTTTCAGCATAAGACTTATGGTGTACGTCATGATGATATTCAAGAGTCTCTCTCGACATATATGGGGATAGATCATCATAACCATATGGTAGATTTGGTAATTTGAAATTCATTTATTATTCTCCAGTTTAATCTCATCCAATTTTAAGAACATTGAGTATACGGACGAACCAAGTTTTAAGCTGTTTTCTTCCTAATTAAATCGATCGTTTTGATAATTTGGTTTATTTTAAATTTGATGATATCATCAATCTATACCATAAATTATAGTATAGGATTAATAGATGCAGGATTATAAATCAAGGTCAAATTCAGAAGAATGGTTGTTGAAACTATCCATTATCTTCACTATATTAATTGCCTCAACTGATTTAATAGTTGGCCTTTTTTCAGGTTCTTTTACCATTGTTTTTGATGGTTTTTACTCATATCTAGATGCGATTATTACATTTCTTTCTTTGTTTGTATCAAAGCTAATATCTAAAGATGCTTTAGAGTCAAATATCAATGGAAGAAGATATTTTCAATTCGGTTTTTGGCATTTAGAGCCTATGGTTTTAGCTTTTAATGCCTTGATGCTTACTTTTGGTATATTATATGCATTGATTAAATCTATTTTTACCATCATGTCAGAAGGTCATGATGTTATTTTTGTTCAAGCTGTAATTTATTCTATGATTGCATCGGTTTTATGTTTCGCGATGGGTATTTATGAAAACAGATGTAATTATGTAATAAAATCTGATTTTATAGCATTGGATGCAAAGTTTTGGATTGCTTCAGGTGTTAATTTAGCAGCTGTTTTCTTTGTTTTTTTATTCGGCATGTTGTTGAAGGATAGTGATTACAATTGGATTACTCCTTATATTGATACTTTTGTATTAATCTCTACTTGTTTATTTATTTTGCCTTCAACGATACGTACAATTAAGCGATCATTATTTGAGGTATTTCAAGTTGCGCCGCTAGATCTTGATCTAGAGGTTAGAAATGCCCTATATCCGATAGTTGATCGGCATGGATTTCTTGATGCTTATACATACGTTACCAAGACAGGTCGTTCTCGTATTATAGAGATACATATTATCGTTCCTTTGAATTATCCTATTAAAGGCGTAGAGTCTCTTGATGCTATAAGAGAGGAAATAGGTGACGTTGTTGGCGGCATTAAAGAGGAGAGATGGCTTACTATTTCATTTACAACGCAAAAGAAATGGGCATTTTAGCATTCAAATGTATTTAATATTAAATATATATTTTATTGTAAATGTTATTGGTTTTGTTCTTTATGAATGTTATTTAGTAAAATAAATCACAGTCAATTGTTGATTTTAAAACTTATTTTATTATATAACTTAATTAAGTTCAATTGCCGTTTTTCCTATGTATCATTTCGTTCTTAATCTCTTTTAGTATTTGTAGATTTAGTAAGCATATATACGTTGACTGTTGCCGTTCCTTGTTCATTTTTATCTACTTTTGCTGGATTTTGCACTAAAATATCGTATTTTAATACATGCTCTGTCTCAAAAGAAAAATCGTGTGTTATTTTTGTTCTATTATAAGTATATGAAAGATATCGAGAAATGTTTATGTCAATTTTTTAAGATTTCTCCAATTCTTCTGAATCTTCATGAAAGTAGAATATCATCTCTTGAATATTTCACATTTCATCTCGGTATTGTTATCTTAATATATTTTTTAGACTAAAGTTGGATAAATAAGATTGGGAAGAAGCATCTAAATCTAAAGAATGTATAAGATGTGCTCATTCATGAGGGGAAAATTTAAAAGTAATAGTAATCGAAATAAGTTAAAGCAGAGCTACTGAAGCTATGAAAATATTCGGCTTGGTCTTACCTTTTTAAAGGATGAGATAAATTATATAAAAATACAGTAAAATCAATATCTTATAATTATACTGGCTCCCCGGGCCGGATTCGAACCGGCGACCTGTCGATTAACAGTCGAATGCTCTACCGCTGAGCTACCAGGGAAAATATCAATAATAACATACAATATAAAATCAACTAATACGAAAGATGAATGTATTTTAGAAAAACAATAACTGCCCTCTAGAATTGCAATAAACATATCATAGTGTCAATAGTTATAATATCATATTTATATGCTTTTGTGTGGATTACATTGTTATTTTTAAGCCTATAATTATTTAATGGTTATAGATGTCATAGAACAAATACTAAAGATCATAATCCATCTTTGTATTAATTATCTTTAAAATAAATTATTTAAACAATTACTTTTTGGCAATTTATTGTTTTAACTTTAGCAGTTTTATATTATGGGCTTCTTATTAATGCCTTTATATATGTGTATCTATATTTGTCTCTTTTTGATACAATAATACAAATGTCAGATAATGATAAAGGTTATACAATTTGTCTGGATGCATTATCCGTAATGATATAGAATAAATCGTAAGAATAAATTAAAAGCATAGATATAAAACATAAAATTTTTTAATACTTCAATATTATATATTGATGAATTCTGTAATTTAATTTTGCTTCTGGGCTTCAAGGATGGTGTGATAAGGCATACTTGTCTTAGATATGCTTGATAGTTAAAGATAACTAAATTGCCCTATGGCATAGAAGTAAATGTTGATAATGAACCTTCATATACATATATATCCCATACAATTAACATATATAGATAGCCTATACAATTAACAATTATGATCAAGGTTTTGGTATAAAAATAAAGTTCCTAGAATATTATGAAAAAATTAAAAAGTGAAAAACTATTTAATTTATGTTATTGACGGTAAATTGGAAATTGGATGTTGATTAATGCATATAACAGTTTTGCCCATATGTTGTTATGGATCTTAATAATATCTTATCCATTGACAATTGAATAAATCTCAAGAGGTTAGATGGATGTAATTATCTATAAACTAAAGTATCATAACTTTAGTTTACAGAACAAACTACGTTGCCTTTAAAACTTATATTAGGATCTCTTGAGCCTAGAATAAAAGATATTTATCTTCTGAAAAATAATTTTAATTAATTTAGTGATTTGATTTGAAGCAAAGCGACACCAATAAGCCTCCTGTAATTAAAAAAGATAAAAATATTGCTTAAATGTTTTTGTGTGAAAAATAATTTTTGTAGGTTCGATTAAAGAAAATGATAAAATTGACCTATTTATTAAAATTGAGAATGATATCGGATTTAGTGTTAATTGCCAAACCATTGCATAAATATCAATAAATGAGATGCAAGAATTCACTTGTGTATTTGCAGTAATTTTAGATAATAGACTTTATAACGTTAATAAAGAAATACCATGAATATAGTATATAATCTTGGATATATCATTTTGAAAATATTATGGGCATATGATCGCAAGCCCAGAAGTATATAATGCCTTTATCAAACCATTTTCGGAAGATGAATCAAAAATTTGGCTTATTATTAGTAAATATCTTTAGGATAAATTCGCCTCTTTAGCAGATATAATTTATTGGTTACAAGAGTTTATAAACTAGTGCCTAAGAAAAATATATGTCTTATCATAGAAGTTATCATCTCTTTAAATCTTTGTAATTGAAAGTCAAAAATACATATCTAAATAGCAACATAGTGTTAGAAAATATGTCTTAAAAATTCAATCTGTTTTTGGTAAATAATTGATTTTATATCAAAGTATCTAACCTTTTTCTTTTATTTTGGCCTTTCAAGTGATTAACATTTTCGAGAACAACAATTTTTTATTTTTTTATAGTATAAAATGCATTTAATGTCTAAAAATAAAGATCTTCTCTTATCAGTATCATAAAAGTCGTTCTTTAGTCCCATTTTAGCACAATGCACTGCCATCCTGCCAATAAAATTTATTTATCTGGAATATCTTGTTCATTAATTTTGATTATATCTATAAAAATAGGATTATCGGAAAAATTTTCCTGATAGGTAATTTAAAATTATTAATTTCATAAAAAAACACGAATTGTAGTTTCTTATTACCATTATTAAATGTTTGTTCTAGATATAATATAATCACTCCATACCATAAAATGAATCAATTTTTTTTAGCATTATTTGTCCAGTAATTAAATATCCCTGGAATAACTACGGAAAAATATTATTCAAAACTAATTAGATTTAGTTATGAATAATCATATACTTATAATTGGTTTAGTTGGGGTATTTTGAATGGTCTATTTTAGAATTGGGATGTAATTAAAGGATTAGTGATAATTAGAGTACTAAAAGCTATATAATATCAAGATATAATATATATTAGATACTAAAATATTCTCAAGCCAAAACAAGTCGTGAGAATATTTTAAAATACGGTATTAGCAATTGCTTATAAATTTAGATATATTAAGAAATATTATCGCCTATTTTTAGAAGAAGAACTTTCTCCACGTTCGCTTAATTTTTGTCTTAATCTTTCATTTTCTAGCTCTAATTCTCTTATAGCTCTCTGCCGTATTTGTATTGCTTCTATCATTCTTCTGTTCTCTTCAGCTATTCTAATTCTTCGCTCTTCATTTCTTCTTGCATTAATTATCTCTTGCCTCATCTCTTCTTCTGCTCGTGATATTTCTGAATTTTGTCTATTTGTATTACCCATATCAGCTAATGAATATGGAACAACCGCTATCAAATTTAAAATAATATATGATATAATTCTACGCATCTTTTGCTACCTAAATTTATATTGTTTCGCTAAATTTGTATTATCATTAAATATTACATACATCTAATAACTGTATCAATACTATTTTTCTCTTATTTTAATCAATATTTTAAATCTTAATTTGTTAAAATTAATTATGTATATGTCTAAAGTTCCACAACTTTTAATATCTATCATTAAACGATTTGAAGGTTTTATTTTAATTTAATATCGTTGTTCTGATGAGTTTTTGGGCTATAGTTTATTTTGAAATGATCATGTGGATACTCAATGGTGCGCTATATACACTTATTATGATATTTTTATCGGGAGTTTTTATAATTTAGAAAGTTTTAAAGGTGGTTTGAATTTAGGACTATTTTTTATGAAAAAATTAGTTACTGATGGACAATAATAGGAGGCGAATGATATAGACTTTTTCTAGTAAATAAAGTTCTTATTAGACTTGTTTTTTCTAAAATGCCAAATATATGAACAACTTCAATATAAAATAAATTTTATTGCTGCATCTCTCACAAGGGTAAATTATGAAAAGGGATTTATCACCTTTGCTCCTTCCAATAAATTGAAGATAAATATTTAGGTCTTGCGTGTTCTTTGATTAGGTGATCTTTAGCGCGTGATAGTTTTTATTCAGATGACTCAACTGTTTTTTCTGCACAATATTCTATATCTTCAGAGTTAAGAGGATTGCTATTTTCATCTTTTGGAATCTCTTTAGAAACTTTAATTAATAGATATTTTAGGACTTCTTTAGATTAAAAGATTTGTTGATTTGCTTCAAATGTTTTTATTTCTGCATATGCTAGCATTATTTATTCTAACGTATCATCTTCCAATTGTTAGTATTCTCTGATCTTCTAATGATTTTGATTTTGTTTCAGTATCTATAACTTTTAGTTGTTGTTGATTATTATCTTTTTTAAAAATATTTTCCCAGCTCATCTAGAAAGTTTTTCTCAAAATCTTCTTTTTATTTCCAAAATATTTTTTAAAGTCCTCTATCAGTAATTCCTTAGCCTTATTTTCTTTTCCATCATATAAATAAAGCGATTTTTACATCTTTAGATTTTTAAAAATATTTTTTCAACTTATCTAGAATAGCTTTATCAAACTAATCTTCATTTTTTCCAGAGGCTTTTTAAGACCTATATCAGTCATGCCTCAGATTTATGTGCTTTTTCATCATCTAAATACTAGTTTTTACATCTTCCGAGATATCACATCTGAATAAAAACTCTGTAGATACAATAGGGCGATTAATGATATTTTCTTAAATATTTGCAATATCAGTTATTTGCACTTTATTATAGAATATTTAACTAAAAAATATCACCTATCTTCTAAAAATAGACTATTAATTGTGGAAACAATTCAATATATTTTAGTATATTTTTAATAATATTGATTGTTT from Candidatus Liberibacter americanus str. Sao Paulo includes the following:
- a CDS encoding superoxide dismutase — protein: MNFKLPNLPYGYDDLSPYMSRETLEYHHDVHHKSYAENTSKLASDADMSDLSIEEIILKSYGSNVSLFNNAAQYYNHNLLWLCMKKNGGGEKLPQALSNVINDNFGSYEKFKSDFIEAASKQFGSGWGWLSVKNDKLEISKTQNAENPLINGAIPILCVDIWEHAYYLDFRNKRGNYLECFVSNLINWDYVLERYQEALSSQKAST
- a CDS encoding cation diffusion facilitator family transporter, translated to MQDYKSRSNSEEWLLKLSIIFTILIASTDLIVGLFSGSFTIVFDGFYSYLDAIITFLSLFVSKLISKDALESNINGRRYFQFGFWHLEPMVLAFNALMLTFGILYALIKSIFTIMSEGHDVIFVQAVIYSMIASVLCFAMGIYENRCNYVIKSDFIALDAKFWIASGVNLAAVFFVFLFGMLLKDSDYNWITPYIDTFVLISTCLFILPSTIRTIKRSLFEVFQVAPLDLDLEVRNALYPIVDRHGFLDAYTYVTKTGRSRIIEIHIIVPLNYPIKGVESLDAIREEIGDVVGGIKEERWLTISFTTQKKWAF